From Halanaeroarchaeum sulfurireducens, a single genomic window includes:
- a CDS encoding riboflavin synthase encodes MFTGIVEETGIVESVTDDEGGRRLRIATEEMTDFDAGDSVAVGGVCLTVEESGDRWFSVFTATETLEKTTLDDVREGDGVNLERPMPADGSFDGHIVQGHVDTTTEVVDIESVGEDWTFTFAIPEEHEQYVAPKGSIALDGISLTVADLDDEAGTFSVAIIPTTYEETTLGERKAGDRVNVEVDVIAKYVERMTQVE; translated from the coding sequence ATGTTCACCGGCATCGTGGAGGAGACCGGCATCGTCGAGTCAGTCACGGACGACGAGGGCGGTCGACGGCTCCGCATCGCGACCGAGGAGATGACCGATTTCGACGCTGGCGATAGCGTCGCCGTGGGCGGGGTCTGTCTCACCGTCGAGGAGTCAGGTGACCGCTGGTTCTCCGTCTTTACCGCCACCGAGACTCTCGAGAAGACGACACTCGACGACGTGCGGGAGGGTGACGGCGTCAATCTCGAGCGACCGATGCCAGCCGACGGGAGCTTCGACGGACACATCGTACAGGGCCACGTCGACACCACGACCGAGGTCGTGGACATCGAGTCCGTCGGCGAGGACTGGACGTTCACCTTCGCGATCCCCGAGGAACACGAGCAGTACGTCGCCCCGAAGGGTTCGATCGCCCTCGACGGGATCAGCCTGACCGTGGCCGACCTCGACGACGAGGCGGGTACCTTCTCGGTCGCGATCATTCCGACCACGTACGAGGAGACGACACTCGGCGAGCGCAAAGCGGGCGACAGGGTCAACGTCGAGGTCGACGTCATCGCGAAGTACGTCGAGCGGATGACACAGGTGGAGTGA
- a CDS encoding DMT family transporter: MSPERRGVALAILSAAGFGTLAIFGRLAEAVGLSIPTLLAYRFSLAIPMVWGYLVWRGRFRVLAGRHLAIALALGAFGYAAMSGLFLWGVALTNAGLAGILLYTYPAFVVVLAALFLDERVTARTAIAVVVALAGVALVSGAQPRGVDPLGVAVLLLAAVVYATYISVSRVVLHQIDAATLTAHVIPAAAAAFLAYGGAAGTLALPGGPAQWGVVLGISLLATAIPILSFFAAVALIGASRTSVVSTFEPVFTVVLGVALLGEPLTPATVVGGLAVLAGVLIVQAEDG; encoded by the coding sequence ATGTCCCCGGAGCGTCGTGGCGTCGCGCTGGCGATCCTCTCGGCCGCCGGGTTCGGGACGCTGGCCATCTTTGGACGGCTGGCCGAGGCAGTAGGGCTGTCGATACCCACGCTCCTGGCCTACCGCTTCTCGCTCGCGATCCCCATGGTGTGGGGCTATCTCGTCTGGCGCGGGCGGTTTCGGGTGCTCGCCGGTCGCCACCTCGCCATCGCACTCGCTCTCGGCGCGTTCGGCTACGCGGCCATGAGCGGCCTGTTTCTCTGGGGCGTCGCGCTCACGAACGCGGGGCTGGCGGGCATCCTCCTTTACACGTATCCCGCGTTCGTGGTGGTCCTCGCGGCGCTCTTCCTCGACGAGCGCGTGACCGCCCGGACCGCGATCGCCGTGGTCGTCGCCCTCGCCGGCGTCGCACTCGTCTCCGGGGCACAGCCCCGCGGCGTAGATCCGCTCGGGGTCGCCGTCCTGTTGCTCGCGGCGGTCGTCTACGCCACGTACATCTCCGTCAGCCGGGTCGTCCTCCACCAGATCGACGCCGCGACGCTGACCGCACACGTGATCCCGGCGGCGGCCGCGGCCTTTCTCGCGTACGGCGGGGCGGCCGGCACGCTCGCGCTCCCGGGCGGGCCGGCCCAGTGGGGCGTCGTCCTCGGGATCTCCCTGCTCGCCACGGCGATTCCCATCCTGTCCTTTTTCGCTGCGGTCGCGCTCATCGGCGCGAGTCGGACGAGCGTCGTCAGCACATTCGAACCGGTGTTCACGGTCGTGCTCGGGGTCGCCCTCCTGGGCGAACCGCTCACGCCCGCGACGGTCGTGGGCGGCCTGGCGGTTCTCGCCGGCGTCCTCATCGTGCAGGCAGAGGACGGCTGA
- the uvrA gene encoding excinuclease ABC subunit UvrA, whose translation MSEDVIEVIGAEEHNLKDLDVTIPRESLTVVTGLSGSGKSSLAFETIYAEGQRRYIESLSAYARNFLGQMDKPQVESVEGLSPAISIDQKNAANNPRSTVGTVTELHDYLRLLYARVGTPHCPECGREVGEQSAQQMVRRILELPEGTKAKIAAPVVRDQKGAFEDTFDDLVSEGYSRVSVDGESYDLAYDQPDLDENYDHTIDVIVDRVRVSEDARSRITDSVETALEEADGVLKVILPDPPEDVELGSEARSTGDLADDEGAEALAVEFSEELACVHCGIDLPEIETRSFSFNSPHGACPECEGIGETKEVSEELVVEDPSKPLKDVFEPWSYNRSYYRTQLDNVAEHFDVSVETPFEDLDEAVREAFLWGTDEAVHFEKQTKNGVRHKTEPFEGVIPNLERRYGETDSDRVRDHIEDYMSVTTCPVCEGTRLNAESRAVLVDGTSITAVNQMSIADALDHFEGMEERLSERDRTIATEILKEIRARLGFMVEVGLDYLTLDREASTLSGGESQRIRLATQIGSGLVGVLYVLDEPSIGLHQRDNDRLLNTLEELRDLGNTLIVVEHDEETMRRADEVVDLGPGPGRHGGEVVAQGPVEEIVAAEDSVTGDYLAGREEIPVPADRRDWTETITVRGARQHNLDDVDVDIPVGAFTAITGVSGSGKSTLMHDILYKALAREMNDNTSVDPGEHDGIEGVDAIESVRLIDQSPIGRTPRSNPATYTGVFDYVRERFAETKLANQRGYDKGRFSFNVKGGRCEACGGQGRVTIEMNFLSDVHVPCEECGGDRYNDETLDVTLKGKTIADVLEMTVEEAFEFFQSDGRIRRRLELLKDVGLGYMKLGQPSTTLSGGEAQRVKLAEELGKRDSGDTLYLLDEPTTGLHKADERKLIDVLQRLTDRGNTIAVIEHELDLVKNADHIVDLGPEGGERGGRIVATGTPEAVARVEASHTGRYLRDKLPAVDVDGPRENRDAAQASGD comes from the coding sequence ATGAGCGAGGACGTCATCGAGGTCATCGGCGCCGAGGAACACAACCTCAAGGACCTCGACGTCACCATCCCGCGGGAATCGCTTACCGTGGTGACCGGACTCTCCGGGTCCGGCAAGTCGTCGCTCGCGTTCGAGACCATCTACGCCGAGGGCCAGCGTCGGTACATCGAGTCGCTGTCGGCGTACGCCCGCAACTTCCTCGGTCAGATGGACAAGCCACAGGTGGAGTCCGTCGAGGGGCTCTCGCCAGCCATCTCCATCGACCAGAAGAACGCGGCCAACAACCCGCGGTCGACCGTCGGCACGGTGACGGAACTGCACGACTATCTCCGTCTGCTGTACGCCCGGGTCGGGACCCCACACTGTCCGGAGTGCGGACGGGAGGTCGGCGAACAGTCCGCCCAGCAGATGGTGCGTCGTATCCTCGAACTCCCCGAGGGGACGAAGGCCAAGATCGCCGCGCCCGTGGTCCGTGACCAGAAGGGCGCCTTCGAGGATACCTTCGATGACCTCGTGAGTGAGGGGTACTCGCGCGTGTCCGTCGACGGCGAGTCCTACGATCTGGCCTACGACCAGCCCGATCTGGACGAAAACTACGATCACACGATCGACGTGATCGTCGACCGGGTTCGTGTCTCCGAGGACGCCCGATCGCGCATCACCGACAGCGTCGAGACGGCCCTCGAGGAGGCCGACGGCGTGCTCAAGGTCATCCTCCCCGATCCCCCCGAGGACGTCGAACTCGGGTCGGAGGCGCGCTCGACCGGCGACCTCGCCGACGACGAGGGCGCCGAGGCGCTCGCCGTCGAGTTTTCCGAGGAGCTCGCCTGCGTCCACTGCGGCATCGACCTGCCCGAGATCGAGACCCGCTCCTTTTCGTTCAACAGCCCGCACGGCGCCTGCCCCGAGTGCGAGGGCATCGGCGAGACCAAGGAGGTCAGCGAGGAGCTGGTCGTCGAGGACCCGTCGAAGCCGCTCAAGGACGTCTTCGAGCCCTGGAGCTACAATCGGTCGTACTACCGGACCCAGCTCGACAACGTGGCCGAGCACTTCGACGTGAGCGTCGAGACGCCCTTCGAGGATCTCGACGAAGCCGTCCGGGAGGCGTTCCTCTGGGGAACCGACGAGGCGGTCCACTTCGAGAAACAGACCAAAAACGGGGTTCGTCACAAGACCGAGCCCTTCGAGGGGGTCATTCCCAACCTGGAGCGGCGCTACGGCGAGACGGACTCGGATCGCGTGCGCGATCACATCGAGGACTACATGTCCGTCACGACCTGCCCGGTCTGTGAGGGGACACGGCTGAACGCCGAGAGCCGGGCCGTCCTCGTCGACGGCACCTCGATCACGGCGGTCAACCAGATGAGCATCGCCGACGCTCTGGACCATTTCGAGGGGATGGAAGAGCGTCTCTCCGAGCGCGACCGGACGATCGCAACGGAGATCTTAAAGGAAATCCGCGCCCGCCTCGGCTTCATGGTCGAGGTCGGCCTCGACTACCTCACGCTGGATCGCGAGGCGTCGACGCTCTCGGGAGGCGAAAGCCAGCGCATCCGCCTCGCCACCCAGATCGGCTCCGGGCTGGTGGGCGTGCTGTACGTCCTCGACGAACCCTCGATCGGCCTCCACCAGCGCGACAACGATCGGCTGTTGAACACCCTCGAGGAGCTTCGCGATCTGGGGAACACCCTCATCGTCGTCGAACACGACGAGGAGACGATGCGTCGGGCCGACGAGGTCGTGGACCTCGGTCCAGGACCGGGCCGACACGGCGGGGAGGTCGTCGCCCAGGGACCCGTCGAGGAGATCGTCGCGGCCGAGGACTCGGTGACCGGCGATTACCTCGCCGGGCGCGAGGAGATCCCCGTCCCCGCCGACCGCCGCGACTGGACGGAGACCATCACCGTCCGGGGGGCCCGCCAGCACAACCTCGACGACGTCGACGTCGACATCCCCGTGGGCGCGTTCACCGCCATCACTGGCGTTTCGGGCTCGGGGAAGTCGACGCTGATGCACGACATCCTCTACAAGGCCCTCGCTCGCGAGATGAACGACAACACCTCCGTCGATCCGGGCGAGCACGACGGCATCGAGGGCGTCGACGCGATCGAGTCCGTGCGCCTCATCGACCAGTCGCCCATCGGGCGCACGCCGCGGTCCAACCCGGCAACCTACACGGGCGTCTTCGATTACGTCCGCGAGCGCTTCGCCGAGACGAAACTCGCCAACCAGCGCGGGTACGACAAGGGGCGCTTTTCGTTCAACGTCAAGGGCGGGCGCTGTGAGGCCTGTGGCGGGCAGGGCAGAGTCACGATCGAGATGAACTTCCTCTCCGACGTCCACGTCCCCTGCGAGGAGTGTGGCGGCGACCGCTACAACGACGAGACCCTCGACGTGACGCTGAAGGGCAAGACCATCGCCGACGTACTCGAAATGACCGTCGAGGAGGCCTTCGAGTTCTTCCAGTCCGACGGGCGCATCCGCCGGCGTCTCGAGCTCCTCAAAGACGTCGGCCTGGGCTACATGAAACTCGGTCAGCCCTCCACGACACTCTCCGGGGGCGAGGCCCAGCGCGTGAAACTCGCCGAGGAACTCGGCAAGCGGGACTCCGGCGACACGCTCTACCTGCTCGACGAGCCAACGACGGGTCTGCACAAGGCCGACGAGCGCAAACTCATCGACGTCCTCCAGCGACTCACCGATCGCGGCAACACGATCGCGGTCATCGAGCACGAACTGGACCTCGTCAAGAACGCCGACCACATCGTCGACCTGGGTCCAGAGGGCGGCGAACGCGGCGGGCGGATCGTGGCGACTGGCACGCCCGAGGCGGTCGCTCGGGTCGAGGCGTCCCATACCGGGCGCTATCTCCGCGACAAGCTCCCGGCGGTGGACGTCGACGGGCCGCGCGAGAACCGTGACGCCGCACAGGCGAGCGGCGACTGA
- a CDS encoding YbaK/EbsC family protein produces MHPRAEEFVAEADRRHGITPDVESFDEGTKTAADAVHMATPEEASEATGWSIGGVPPICHETDVPVLFDETLLEFDTVWAAAGTPDSVWPVDPERLRELAGARPTQVSA; encoded by the coding sequence ATGCACCCCAGAGCGGAGGAGTTCGTGGCCGAGGCGGATCGACGCCATGGGATCACCCCGGACGTGGAGTCCTTCGACGAGGGGACGAAAACGGCTGCCGACGCCGTCCACATGGCGACGCCCGAGGAGGCGAGCGAGGCGACCGGCTGGAGCATCGGCGGCGTCCCACCGATCTGCCACGAGACCGACGTCCCCGTTCTCTTCGACGAAACGCTCCTGGAGTTCGACACCGTCTGGGCCGCTGCCGGAACGCCCGACTCGGTGTGGCCGGTCGACCCCGAGCGACTCCGGGAGTTGGCGGGGGCCCGTCCCACCCAGGTGTCCGCGTGA
- a CDS encoding TIGR00266 family protein codes for MRVEVRHEDSHPILVIGLGSGDAITAEAGTMMTVGDGVTMQQPEEGGVLDSIRKRLSDRTPIRVARFVAETAGEVMLSPPLPGDIVRVPVGDDPINVVQAGSFVAAHDNVSLRSTSSREHTLRGEELSFLQLTGSGSAFLAGYGAIETRSLNRGDRLTADAGHVIAFTGVSHELETVKGLKSAVFEDEGVVSRFRGPGTVWLQTRSHDSHLAWLQPQLAELQ; via the coding sequence ATGCGGGTGGAGGTACGCCACGAGGATTCGCACCCGATTCTGGTGATCGGACTGGGGAGCGGCGACGCCATCACGGCCGAGGCGGGAACGATGATGACCGTCGGGGACGGGGTGACGATGCAGCAACCGGAAGAGGGCGGCGTCCTCGACTCGATCCGGAAGCGGCTCTCGGACCGAACGCCCATTCGTGTGGCTCGCTTCGTCGCCGAGACGGCCGGCGAGGTGATGCTCTCGCCGCCCCTCCCCGGGGACATCGTTCGGGTGCCGGTCGGTGACGATCCGATCAACGTCGTCCAGGCCGGGTCGTTCGTCGCCGCACACGACAACGTCTCGCTCCGTTCGACGTCCTCCCGAGAGCACACGCTTCGCGGCGAGGAACTCTCTTTTCTGCAACTCACGGGTTCGGGATCTGCCTTCCTTGCGGGGTACGGGGCGATCGAGACGCGATCGCTCAATCGAGGAGACCGCCTCACCGCCGACGCCGGCCACGTCATCGCCTTCACCGGCGTCTCCCACGAACTGGAGACTGTCAAGGGGTTGAAGTCGGCCGTCTTCGAGGACGAGGGCGTCGTCTCGCGGTTCCGGGGCCCAGGAACGGTCTGGCTCCAGACGCGGAGCCACGACTCCCATCTGGCGTGGTTGCAACCGCAACTGGCGGAGTTGCAGTAA
- a CDS encoding PrsW family intramembrane metalloprotease, which produces MDERNRPDPVQWAADAGADLYDVATWEERTRLDALSRSMYGGLVAGGRALVIGVALLIIVGQIALIGTALQRDPVISAYILGSIVPALIIALYVWRTDVTRAQPLRPLVVTFLLGVLFASFAAVANSVLAGPFAAYGVVGMGLFFYLVVAPVEEAVKLLAVRMYSYRQASFAAVIDGAVYGAVAGLGFATIENALYIAQQYVEIASLGNQPPLILTLQTAAVRTFAGPGHVIYSAIAGYYLGLAKFNPEDGGPIVVKGLLVAAFVHGTYNLLASNLGAFLQALAPFVAVPSAVGFVVFVLVFDSVVLLALVAKLRRYERAFQKYGGADFYADGPESGPE; this is translated from the coding sequence ATGGACGAGCGGAATCGACCCGACCCGGTCCAGTGGGCCGCCGACGCCGGCGCCGACCTCTACGACGTGGCGACCTGGGAGGAACGGACACGTCTCGACGCCCTCTCCCGATCGATGTACGGCGGCCTCGTCGCGGGCGGCCGGGCGCTGGTGATCGGGGTGGCTCTCCTCATCATCGTCGGTCAAATCGCGCTGATCGGAACCGCGCTCCAGCGCGATCCCGTCATCTCCGCGTACATCCTCGGCTCGATCGTTCCGGCGCTCATCATCGCCCTGTACGTCTGGCGCACGGACGTGACGCGGGCCCAGCCGTTGCGGCCGCTGGTCGTCACGTTTCTGCTGGGAGTCCTCTTCGCGAGTTTCGCCGCCGTTGCCAACTCAGTCCTCGCGGGTCCGTTCGCTGCCTACGGCGTGGTCGGAATGGGGCTGTTTTTCTATCTCGTCGTGGCTCCCGTCGAGGAGGCGGTAAAGCTCCTCGCGGTCCGTATGTACAGCTATCGACAGGCATCGTTCGCAGCGGTGATCGACGGCGCGGTCTACGGCGCGGTCGCGGGTCTCGGGTTCGCCACGATCGAGAACGCGCTGTACATCGCCCAGCAGTACGTGGAGATCGCGAGCCTGGGAAATCAGCCCCCGCTCATTTTGACCCTGCAGACGGCGGCGGTTCGCACGTTCGCCGGGCCGGGGCACGTCATCTACTCCGCCATCGCGGGCTACTACCTCGGGCTCGCGAAGTTCAACCCGGAGGACGGGGGCCCGATCGTGGTCAAGGGGCTTCTCGTGGCCGCGTTCGTCCACGGGACCTACAACCTCCTCGCCTCGAACCTGGGCGCTTTCCTCCAGGCGCTCGCCCCGTTCGTCGCCGTGCCGTCGGCGGTCGGGTTCGTCGTCTTCGTCCTGGTCTTCGACAGCGTGGTGTTGCTCGCGCTCGTCGCCAAACTCCGACGATACGAACGAGCCTTCCAGAAATACGGCGGGGCCGACTTCTACGCCGACGGACCGGAGAGCGGTCCGGAGTGA
- a CDS encoding NifU family protein, protein MSTDGSELRERIESWLSVQMPIIQMHGGSSAVRSVDPESGRVTVEMGGACAHCGISPRTADQVRENLTTEFDAVTEVEVQFLDDREALGVDQAESVMGVDRTQGGRGGDGKGHLPPENSF, encoded by the coding sequence ATGAGCACCGACGGCAGCGAGTTGCGCGAACGCATCGAATCCTGGCTGTCCGTCCAGATGCCCATCATCCAGATGCACGGGGGGTCGAGTGCCGTCAGGTCCGTCGATCCCGAGTCGGGCCGGGTCACCGTCGAGATGGGCGGCGCCTGTGCACACTGTGGGATCAGTCCCCGAACCGCCGACCAGGTGCGGGAAAACCTCACGACGGAGTTCGACGCCGTAACCGAGGTCGAGGTCCAGTTCCTCGACGACCGCGAGGCGCTCGGCGTCGACCAGGCCGAGAGCGTCATGGGCGTGGATCGGACCCAGGGCGGTCGGGGCGGGGACGGCAAGGGCCACCTTCCTCCCGAGAACTCCTTTTAG
- a CDS encoding DUF402 domain-containing protein: MSPPALEPDDPGSNPRPRVRVRGIYATALTNYLLGAEPAFEVVQASDPIARRFDRTFPSEPADVTVEPSQDSHGVAITGDPETVPAVRSALDDVAIDTFSWSDVAAPGAVFRGTVTDTTGGGAIVSLAEDREGFLPFGNAEEYVEEGDEPRVQVTESRAPWGRSRPVLTTELRVPGDVATLVADVDSLVADTPDGTASHELVRTTELLSTAVPDDWGIVWEPGATDLSVAELDAALSATVDRAHALESALESPAEEGRLAAPFRTAWVWFGRTARFALDDHREAVTATMPGHHRTKAGDERASGAVDFAEHLGVDAEEFPFEAVTASFGPAEGDRIAIGHGKPDGRCVQLGRGEVTEVDAANGRVTVERAMSGGGTYDALDIPRVEGDIATTRFTEGRWWYPTVYRGEDGDRRGTYVNVSTPVEVFPDAVRYVDLHVDVIKHSDGTVEVVDEDELAASVEAGTVSTALAEKAMDVATQVAAALRD; this comes from the coding sequence ATGTCACCCCCGGCGCTCGAACCGGACGACCCCGGCTCGAATCCGCGACCGCGGGTCCGGGTGCGGGGCATCTACGCGACCGCGCTCACGAACTACCTCCTCGGGGCCGAGCCCGCCTTCGAGGTGGTTCAGGCGTCGGATCCCATCGCCCGTCGCTTCGACCGGACCTTCCCGTCGGAACCGGCCGACGTAACCGTCGAACCGTCCCAGGACAGCCACGGCGTCGCGATCACCGGGGACCCCGAGACGGTCCCAGCGGTTCGCTCGGCCCTCGACGACGTCGCCATCGACACCTTCTCGTGGTCCGACGTGGCCGCCCCGGGAGCGGTGTTTCGAGGAACCGTCACGGACACCACCGGGGGTGGCGCCATCGTCTCACTCGCCGAGGACCGGGAGGGATTTCTGCCGTTCGGCAACGCCGAGGAGTACGTGGAGGAGGGCGACGAACCCCGCGTGCAGGTGACCGAGTCCCGCGCACCGTGGGGCCGGAGCCGCCCCGTGCTGACGACGGAACTGCGTGTCCCCGGCGACGTCGCGACGCTGGTTGCGGACGTCGATTCGCTCGTGGCGGACACCCCCGACGGGACGGCCTCCCACGAACTGGTCCGGACGACGGAACTCCTCTCGACTGCAGTCCCCGACGACTGGGGGATCGTGTGGGAACCGGGCGCGACGGACCTTTCCGTCGCGGAACTCGACGCGGCGCTGTCGGCCACCGTCGACCGGGCGCACGCCCTCGAATCCGCCCTCGAGTCCCCCGCCGAGGAAGGGCGACTCGCCGCCCCGTTTCGGACCGCCTGGGTCTGGTTCGGCCGGACCGCTCGGTTCGCCCTCGACGACCACCGCGAAGCCGTGACGGCCACGATGCCGGGCCACCACCGGACGAAGGCGGGCGACGAGCGGGCCAGTGGCGCGGTGGATTTCGCCGAGCACCTTGGCGTCGACGCCGAGGAGTTCCCGTTCGAGGCGGTCACCGCCTCGTTCGGCCCGGCAGAGGGCGATCGCATCGCCATCGGCCACGGCAAACCCGATGGACGGTGCGTCCAGCTGGGTCGGGGCGAGGTCACCGAGGTCGACGCGGCAAACGGCCGGGTCACGGTCGAGCGGGCGATGAGCGGGGGTGGAACCTACGACGCTCTGGACATCCCTCGGGTCGAGGGTGACATCGCCACGACTCGGTTCACCGAGGGCAGGTGGTGGTATCCCACCGTCTATCGGGGCGAGGACGGCGACCGACGGGGAACCTACGTCAACGTCTCCACCCCAGTCGAGGTCTTCCCCGACGCGGTGCGATACGTGGATCTCCACGTCGACGTCATCAAGCACTCGGACGGGACGGTCGAGGTCGTCGACGAGGACGAACTCGCGGCATCCGTCGAGGCGGGAACCGTCTCGACCGCGCTCGCCGAGAAGGCCATGGATGTCGCCACACAGGTCGCCGCTGCACTCCGGGACTAA
- a CDS encoding SDR family NAD(P)-dependent oxidoreductase: MLAPDLDGRTALVTGSAAGVGRALALDLAARGAAVAVHYHSSEGAAAATAEEAADRGAPAVTTVQGDVTDPASVDALFDRVEDALSPVDVLINNVGDFAPVHWEDLDVDTWHRVLDTNLTGTYLCTRRALPAMREKRWGRIVNVGYASSERGLVNPTNFPYFAAKAGVLMFTRMVAADTQNDGVTANAVSPYVVENSDEFPADLPRGRAAAFDDVTQAVRFFLDEGSDYVSGANLTIDGGWLPEDV, from the coding sequence ATGCTCGCACCCGATCTCGACGGACGAACGGCGCTCGTCACCGGGAGCGCGGCGGGCGTCGGCCGCGCGCTGGCGCTCGACCTGGCGGCACGGGGGGCGGCCGTCGCCGTCCACTACCACTCCTCGGAGGGGGCGGCCGCCGCGACCGCCGAGGAGGCGGCCGATCGCGGTGCGCCGGCGGTGACGACCGTTCAGGGCGACGTCACGGACCCCGCCTCGGTCGACGCCCTCTTCGACCGGGTGGAAGACGCTCTGTCCCCGGTCGACGTTCTGATCAACAACGTCGGAGATTTCGCGCCGGTCCACTGGGAGGACCTCGACGTGGACACGTGGCACCGCGTGCTCGACACCAACCTCACCGGGACCTACCTCTGCACACGCCGTGCCCTACCCGCGATGCGCGAAAAGCGATGGGGGCGGATCGTCAACGTGGGCTACGCCTCGAGCGAGCGGGGGCTCGTCAACCCGACGAATTTTCCCTACTTCGCGGCCAAGGCAGGCGTCCTGATGTTTACCAGAATGGTCGCCGCCGACACCCAGAACGACGGCGTCACGGCCAACGCCGTCAGCCCCTACGTGGTCGAGAACTCCGATGAGTTTCCCGCGGACCTGCCCCGGGGCCGGGCCGCGGCGTTCGACGACGTAACCCAGGCCGTTCGATTCTTCCTCGACGAGGGTAGCGATTACGTGAGCGGCGCCAACCTCACGATCGACGGCGGGTGGCTCCCCGAGGACGTCTGA